In a single window of the Papaver somniferum cultivar HN1 chromosome 8, ASM357369v1, whole genome shotgun sequence genome:
- the LOC113306696 gene encoding uncharacterized protein LOC113306696, which produces MKHLAASDMLTHLHLDNLVSILSTRIEKGILLFLTIKKGRTKYFSSLRFTVILSLTYEELLLQSLLSLGYNSNFWFLHSFPRLCVTGFAFLGAKKMFVHRPDRDRFLLLLLFDRVITIEISCENLVSSKYLIIIDSKLNCKDSVTLLFDDTRSLFDRGKEIELSLRTSWFTKCTEIMSQIDVCLEFLPRYYRVSVPELIHEQGVSSTQLLGKMIQIDIVYKLFFRHGFRLDTFSMKYILLAFRTGDIGDVFMWCLRMWRKVYFLLQLKYGSLHELEVQILESLDVLGIHIESLESFSEFIMFILHQVFLYLQLGIHSPLVLLIHTKHCNLFEMDAIRKIHALFVKMLLQNHVSWFNWIMQFVPRRCFTLRYVYPLLVYDRGKEFEQLWVCFWFDVSASNYQKYTCSLILHDQVLVQQPTLMYGYQSELLFVISYLLVFITTDDCGASGYLSVKKAQRNNVYESTLTCLFGIWLRSIVWSRNRGGTHTLLHLQHGLIYDTGDTVVTCAREEQCKTNLCTMVVMRYCSWGLHQ; this is translated from the exons ATGAAACACCTGGCAGCTTCAGACATGTTAACACATCTCCACCTTGATAACCTGGTATCCATTTTGTCAACAAGAATAGAAAAAGGGATTCTCTTATTCCTTACAATAAAGAAAGGCAGGACTAAGTATTTTTCATCATTGAGATTTACTGTAATCTTATCACTTACTTATGAGGAATTACTTCTTCAATCGCTTCTTAGCCTGGGGTATAACTCAAATTTTTGGTTTCTACATTCATTTCCTCGTTTATGTGTTACTGGTTTTGCATTTCTGGGTGCGAAGAAGATGTTTGTTCACAGGCCTGATAGGGATAGATTTTTGTTACTACTCTTGTTTGATAGAGTAATTACTATTGAGATTAGCTGTGAAAACCTTGTAAGCTCAAAGTATTTGATCATTATTGACAGCAAATTGAACTGTAAGGACAGTGTTACTCTTCTTTTTGATGATACTCGTTCATTATTTGATCGAGGAAAAGAGATAGAGCTCAGTTTAAGAACTTCTTGGTTTACTAAATGTACTGAAATTATGTCTCAAATTGATGTGTGCTTGGAATTTTTGCCTAGATACTATAGAGTTTCTGTTCCAGAGTTGATTCATGAACAGGGTGTTTCTAGTACACAACTGCTTGGTAAAATGATTCAAATAGATATTGTTTATAAGCTGTTTTTTAGACATGGGTTTCGATTAGATACATTCTCTATGAAGTATATCTTGTTAGCATTCAGAACCGGTGATATTGGTGATGTTTTTATGTGGTGTCTTCGAATGTGGAGAAAAGTATATTTTCTATTGCAGCTTAAGTATGGTTCACTTCATGAGCTTGAAGTTCAAATTCTTGAATCATTGGATGTTCTTGGGATTCATATAGAGAGTTTGGAAAGTTTCTCTGAGTTTATTATGTTCATACTTCACCAGGTATTCTTGTATTTGCAACTTGGTATTCACTCTCCTCTTGTGCTGTTAATTCATACAAAGCATTGTAATTTGTTTGAGATGGATGCTATTAGGAAAATACATGCATTATTCGTTAAAATGTTGCTGCAGAACCATGTCTCCTGGTTTAATTGGATAATGCAGTTTGTTCCCCGGAGGTGTTTTACCTTGCGTTATGTTTATCCTCTATTAGTATATGACCGTGGCAAAGAATTTGAACAATTGTGGGTTTGCTTTTGGTTTGATGTAAGTGCTTCTAATTACCAGAAATATACTTGTTCTCTCATTCTTCATGATCAAGTGCTTGTTCAACAGCCAACTCTTATGTACGGGTATCAATCTGAACTGTTGTTTGTGATATCATATCTGCTGGTGTTTATTACAACCGATGATTGTGGTGCTAGTGGCTATCTGTCTGTGAAAAAGGCGCAGAGAAACAATGTATACGAGAGTACTTTAACCTGTCTGTTTGGTATATGGCTTAGGAGTATAGTGTGGAGTCGGAACCGTGGTGGAACTCATACTCTTTTGCATCTTCAACATGGTTTGATTTATGACACAGGAGACACAGTGGTGACTTGTGCAAGAGAGGAACAATGCAAGACCAATTTATGTACTATGGTTG TTATGCGCTATTGCTCCTGGGGTCTCCACCAATGA